TCTCGACACCTACTCAATGTTCTCGAATTCCatttgccgccgccgcttatTATATTGCGCGATGACGACCGGGTCGTGCACGATCTCGGTGACCATCTGAACCTCGCCGTTCTCGCCTTTGACCTCGCGGATGATCTTCAGCTTGCGCCAGTTCAGGGCGCTAGCCTGGCTCTGGCTCACCACACTCtggccgtcggcggcggccgcggacTGGGCCGGCTGGCTGTGCACGTTGAAccgctcgtcctcgtcctcttgGGCAaggacgtcgtcgtcgtcgtgctCCTGAGTATCTTCTAGGCTCTGCTTCTGCCGATTCCAAATGTCCCTCAGGGACTCGGTGTAGAGGTTGTCTTGGTTCTTGACATTGTACATGTGGCCGCCGTTGGCCTTTCGTTGTCGCTCTATGGCATCGGCAGACGTCGCAAGTGGACCATGAAGCTGCTCCAGGAAGCCGCCTTTCATCGAGGTTCGTAGGTAGCTGACGCCGAGGCCTTTGCCTGTCGGGTCCCCCGGGCCGTGAACGGCAATCATAGCCTTGCCGTGGCTGGCGTCGATGAAGGCCTTGGTGAGCCGCCACGGAGCCATTTTGTTAGCAAGAGCATCCGGCGGCAGCTCGTCGCCCTCCATCACGTCATCGTCCTTGAACATTGCGTCGTTGATCTCGTACCCGCCGTTCTCAAGCTCGTGCGCTCCCACCTGCATGGCGTCGAGAAGGCAGACCTCTTCCGGACGGACGAGCTCTCGTATCTCGGACTCGGGCATGAGTTCCTCGCCTTCGGGAAGCACCCAGTTCCTCTGTTCCTTGCGGAAGACCAGGAACTCCTTGAGCTTCTGACGGTTTTGCGACTCGTTGGAGTCGGCCACATGGCGAGTGATGTCGGTCAAGGTCACGTTATCACTGCGATGTAAAAGCCGGTAAGACACCATCTTCAGCCGGTTCTTGGCAATGTTCGTGACACGCCGAGAATGGGGCCCGGGCACTTCCATCGACGGCAAGATCTGTCCCACGACGAAGAGGTGATCAATGTTGCGTAGGTACCACGTCGACCCGTTTCTGCCCGTGGTGCTCCGGCCCAGGATGAAATCGGTGCTCCTCGGCGTGTGCTTGAAGATGGGAGCACGGAACATCTGGTTGTGCAGCGTGGGAACCGTCTCGCCGGGGTGGACCTGGCCGACCATGGCAAAGGGCGAGCGGTCTTCCGGCATCAAGATGTAGGGCTCTCCAAGCTCCCGCTTTTCCGGCCTGGCATCGGTGCCTTTGGAGCGGCGGTAGTAGTTGATTATCTTCTGACCCATGCCAAAGTTGGACAGGACGATGGGGATCTCCTCGCAGTACTCAAAGAGAATCGCGGTCGAGTTGTCGTTCATGGTGAGATCCGAAGAAGTCTGGAAGATTTCCGGTATGCGCTTGCCCTTGagctgcttcttcttcttcacgGTCGGAGGCTTGAACTTGACAAAAGTGAACGCGTCCTTCTTCGGCTGGAACTGGGGCCGATGGTAGCTGTGAGGATCGCTGGCGGACAGCTTCACCTTATAGTAGGGCCACGATAGCCTCTTTGCTGTCATGCTGTGCTCGACCGGAATGGAGGCCAGCGTAGCGCGGACCTTGCTCTGGCTGTTCTCCTTCAACGCGTCGTAAGCGGTGTCCGATGAGAAGTTGAACCGTTGCGACAGGTCGCGGCCGAGGCGCCCGTTGGCCATCCGCACCATCTTGTGCTGTACCTTGCGTCTCTTGGCGACGCGCTCCGATTCGACATCATCAATAAGGAGATAGGGATCGTTCATGTCGAGAATGACACGCTTGCCCAGCTTAGAGGTGGCCTCCTCGAAGTTGTCAAAGTTGGGCGCGGTGAACCGCGGAATGGGAGGAAGGCCCTTTGGAGTCTCCCTGCGCCGCTTCTTAGGCGGGGCGTCGAGGAACATCCTGTCCCAATCTTCATCATCGCCGTCAAGCTCAGTCTTAATGAGCATATTGTCGGGGACGTGCTCGGATTCGGCCGGGGACGGGGCCCGATTTGGGAGGGTGTCGCCTAGGCGGATCATCGAATCCCAGTCGTCACACACCAGGGCGA
This genomic window from Thermothelomyces thermophilus ATCC 42464 chromosome 1, complete sequence contains:
- a CDS encoding TAF1-like protein; its protein translation is MAPDGDPDFDTLNDEDWKVQEARDDAAIQEIQKGLASGVGEFLSKIEQGASFDQAGKADDAVDYEDIDLSDDELPDEEPPASGASGEGPGLTDDNDDDDDLFGENLPSSPAGANGDVASSPHPMSADDEDRMDVDERPRESLEDLIALNFDHGPKPSDANQDPNIPPPAESLAEAVKQAFPGFKENAVLPWNQILRPKQAHWISKKPVKPPKPLVPTKLSLDLEADQEKLFRIPGPAQSSVYQRIRDAEGRGLISLEEPEPLEQADLEVFNLEDDSDSEVVGGYTLRDIALVCDDWDSMIRLGDTLPNRAPSPAESEHVPDNMLIKTELDGDDEDWDRMFLDAPPKKRRRETPKGLPPIPRFTAPNFDNFEEATSKLGKRVILDMNDPYLLIDDVESERVAKRRKVQHKMVRMANGRLGRDLSQRFNFSSDTAYDALKENSQSKVRATLASIPVEHSMTAKRLSWPYYKVKLSASDPHSYHRPQFQPKKDAFTFVKFKPPTVKKKKQLKGKRIPEIFQTSSDLTMNDNSTAILFEYCEEIPIVLSNFGMGQKIINYYRRSKGTDARPEKRELGEPYILMPEDRSPFAMVGQVHPGETVPTLHNQMFRAPIFKHTPRSTDFILGRSTTGRNGSTWYLRNIDHLFVVGQILPSMEVPGPHSRRVTNIAKNRLKMVSYRLLHRSDNVTLTDITRHVADSNESQNRQKLKEFLVFRKEQRNWVLPEGEELMPESEIRELVRPEEVCLLDAMQVGAHELENGGYEINDAMFKDDDVMEGDELPPDALANKMAPWRLTKAFIDASHGKAMIAVHGPGDPTGKGLGVSYLRTSMKGGFLEQLHGPLATSADAIERQRKANGGHMYNVKNQDNLYTESLRDIWNRQKQSLEDTQEHDDDDVLAQEDEDERFNVHSQPAQSAAAADGQSVVSQSQASALNWRKLKIIREVKGENGEVQMVTEIVHDPVVIAQYNKRRRQMEFENIDIYNVQLTGDPEKDELILEKARIEQERLEKNKERRKKREKQKKLQQKMREGGIPGDDDSPEPSTEKVTGTTRKCANCGQVGHIKTNKKYVCPCSGKEAPRPRNKALSDGGKYPKFRKRDGWRPTQNPRMGDKFWDPRCWDKRSFEDNMEPHPPSKGKEKHVTWEDAEDWGSGDE